Proteins encoded within one genomic window of Diorhabda sublineata isolate icDioSubl1.1 chromosome 1, icDioSubl1.1, whole genome shotgun sequence:
- the LOC130446610 gene encoding plasmanylethanolamine desaturase — protein MAALPPLSCSPRVKDELVYPITCTVATNLLAPVKTEKQILENSMLEDDPNANCAVSEVPKEKTGPRWGPQHKGAQELANLYSKGKRTQECICVGICLTLMVINFAFICYYIRLEKLSTILVAAFCGIVTADFGSGFVHWAADTWGSIELPVIGKNFLRPFREHHIDPTSITRHDFIETNGDNFMVTIPFLGRMVWDFLTLSKEDVQNKFTWNCYIFLLAIFVAMTNQIHKWSHTYFDLPGWVIFLQEYRIILPRRHHRIHHVAPHETYFCITTGWLNWPLEKLRFWSILEIIIETLIGYKPRADDMKWAQKRT, from the exons ATGGCCGCTTTACCGCCTCTCAGTTGCTCCCCTCGAGTCAAAGACGAATTAGTTTATCCTATCACTTGTACGGTGGCAACCAATCTTCTAGCGCCCGTAAAAACTGAAaagcaaattttggaaaattcaatgTTAGAAGATGATCCCAACGCTAATTGTGCAGTCTCGGAGGTTCCCAAAGAGAAGACGGGTCCTAGGTGGGGGCCTCAACATAAAGGGGCTCAAGAGTTGGCCAATTTGTATAGTAAAG GTAAAAGGACGCAAGAATGTATCTGCGTTGGGATCTGTCTAACTTTGATGGTTATAAATTTCGCATTTATTTGTTACTACATAAGATTAGAGAAACTGAGTACCATTCTTGTAGCCGCTTTTTGCGGTATAGTAACCGCTGATTTCGGTTCTGGTTTCGTACACTGGGCGGCAGATACGTGGGGATCCATCGAACTGCCTGTAATAGGAAAA AATTTTCTGCGACCATTCCGTGAACACCATATTGATCCAACATCCATTACCCGCCATGATTTCATCGAAACGAACGGTGACAATTTCATGGTGACAATACCATTCCTGGGCCGTATGGTGTGGGACTTTCTTACGCTATCAAAAGAAgatgttcaaaataaatttacgtGGAACtgctatatttttttattagccATTTTCGTGGCGATGACCAATCAg ATACACAAATGGTCTCACACGTATTTCGACTTACCTGGTTGGGTGATATTCCTACAGGAATACCGTATCATTCTCCCACGTCGTCATCACCGTATCCATCACGTGGCACCGCACGAAACATACTTTTGCATAACTACGGGTTGGTTGAATTGGCCATTGGAGAAACTCAGGTTCTGGAGTATACTGGAAATTATCATCGAAACTCTGATAGGTTATAAACCTCGAGCTGACGATATGAAATGGGCCCAAAAAAGAACgtga
- the LOC130446620 gene encoding splicing factor C9orf78: MCDEKTSNSSEAKTEIKFKSKSRKQFRKRLKQEDSDDEDNSEVIAKLQEMREIQKLRERPSGVDIVGLALGTKITTDNEIKDPFNKDIGGLVSLKALSSGNWKVDDAYDTGIGTQFSVETNKRDEDEDMMKYIEVELSKRKGKEKQDEVVANSKKYHTPEEIALLSVPEHLRTTSKKQSEEMLSNQMLSGIPEVDLGIEAKIKNIEATEEAKLRLLWEKQNKKDGPSQFVPSNMAVNFVQHNRFNIAAGEVPQKKAKVDEKPKKKDEKATDDYHYERFKKQFKR, encoded by the exons ATGTGTGACGAAAAAACATCGAATTCTTCAGAAGctaaaacagaaataaaatttaaatctaaaagTCGTAAACAATTTAGAAAGCGTCTGAAACAGGAAGACAGTGATGATGAAGATAATTCAGAAGTTATTGCAAAATTACAAGAAATGAGAGAAATACAAAAACTTAGAGAGCGACCCAGTGGTGTTGACATAGTTGGTTTAGCACTAGGTACAAAAATAACAACAgacaatgaaataaaagatcCTTTCAATAAAGATATTGGAGGATTAGTATCTTTGAAAGCTTTAAGTAGCGGTAACTGGAAAGTTGACGATGCTTATGATACAGGAATAGGAACACAATTTTCCGTTGAGACAAATAAAAGAGATGAAGACGAGGACATGATGAAGTATATAGAAGTTGAATTATCAAAACGAAAAG GAAAAGAAAAGCAGGATGAAGTTGTTGCTAACTCTAAAAAGTATCACACACCTGAGGAAATAGCTTTACTATCAGTACCTGAACATTTAAGAACAACCTCAAAGAAACAATCAGAAGAAATGTTATCAAATCAGATGTTGAGTGGTATACCTGAAGTAGATTTAGGAATTGAggccaaaataaaaaatattgaagctaCAGAAGAAGCCAAACTTAG gttattgTGGGAGAAACAGAATAAGAAGGATGGTCCCTCTCAGTTTGTACCTTCTAATATGGCCGTGAATTTTGTCCAACATAATAGATTTAATATAGCAGCTGGTGAAGTACCACAAAAAAAAGCAAAAGTTGATGAAAAACCCaagaaaaaagatgaaaaagccACTGATGATTATCATTATGAGAGATTTAAAAAGCAGTTCAAAAGATAG
- the LOC130451227 gene encoding tigger transposable element-derived protein 1-like yields MPNKTFSSKSEKSAPGFKAAKDRVTLLLCSNASGDCVIKPLMLYRSFNTRALKNQNKDNLPVFWRANKKAGVTSAIFCDWFRKCFVSEVEKQNLDFKALLLLDNSPGHPRELETMHPNIKVSFLLPNTTALLQLMDQGIIQAFKLYYIRIILHIIVNMKESLEELKPCWKKLWPALTAENDEESVQ; encoded by the coding sequence ATGCCAAACAAAACATTCAGTTCTAAAAGCGAAAAGTCTGCTCCTGGATTTAAGGCAGCAAAGGATAGAGTTACACTGCTGCTATGTTCGAATGCATCTGGAGATTGTGTCATTAAGCCACTGATGCTTTACAGATCGTTTAATACTCGGgctttaaaaaatcaaaacaaggaCAACCTTCCAGTGTTTTGGCGTGCTAATAAGAAAGCAGGTGTTACAAGCGCTATTTTTTGTGACTGGTTCCGGAAGTGTTTTGTTTCTGAAGTTGAAAAACAGAATTTAGACTTTAAAGCACTTCTACTTTTGGACAATTCACCAGGTCATCCTCGCGAACTTGAAACTATGCATCCAAATATAAAAGTGTCATTTTTACTTCCCAACACGACGGCTTTGCTTCAACTTATGGACCAAGGAATAATACAGGCCTTTAAGCTCTATTACATCAGAATCATATTACATATTATAGTAAACATGAAAGAATCATTGGAAGAACTGAAGCCATGCTGGAAAAAACTGTGGCCTGCTCTGACTGCGGAAAATGATGAAGAATCTGTGCAATGA